One genomic segment of Besnoitia besnoiti strain Bb-Ger1 chromosome VII, whole genome shotgun sequence includes these proteins:
- a CDS encoding hypothetical protein (encoded by transcript BESB_076940), with the protein MAPSPSTAELRGRPARRAAARSRASGSANSALDSRLSSARGTLHTQLAECSPPPSSRLLRCADSSRDASLERDNPLPAPLSGAAESLHGSVASLSPSSPLMFQEEIVLLAQLPATAWSQRAIHEDREESGEALAADLRVASAGRESPSSSFMPHPEDLSDAGGGGWRDRGLGGGSYSPQHASEREDGLLGASSPSTRRGFDYLRSWTSRGRSQSRQEEGYESLRGRFSGSLSRFYTRASVSVSSAPEGAGRRGPLDLFTGSRRFFRSFSRSSFANLASGRDSLVPNDGGGYASGSSLPIRLRETQSKPPRNLAEPYVFPATSPTGAGDCGGTDPAAQTLTNNLRASMRQASLLLQPRQATRPAPLYPAAPSPASRAPSNGPEPPGARAASPPGFSAPAAATRPGQRFAAPVWGEGLGRAAAARGGGDTEAGARRGSGWRAARQDSPQGAKRSARSSSSPPQPGPFPAAEQQAPHRGGCRQRRSAQSVQRMAGPRGEERRSSWLFPPGRRRQTDSGGRASAAAGAPPLWWMGCRRNCAEGEDGSESVRSDARGGGGAARRRTQSLVHRDSWWGMGGGDGDGLAGKRGQGSVLERTLEHVKEMAALELEDDLGVMLGKRRDATWNSERTGRCLSLLSCLGQITLRSDVIRQRRTGRRLFHMASLIACGVLDDPEWMDALTDVKKHRAAKGEAQSGFKRALVLRENTYHGLLCFMVTLGVLFCAVGAGIIVGMIMTSSMLSPSVALLRIAFSLPQSQQPPPHPDPSVYAAAAGDAVSPDGIAFHTRGFAGKVPLKRLHRSLETATALDSLVLLVPPAAAEKGDVAAVLTGGFLATLAIHNQGIEANFSALLEMSYLPATEIGASSSEVCFTPKNTAFPSRSSPAARTLSARDAALRTSAFSSAAPPPPASSLAYFWRLASVEPRVARTALQTREVKQERGAEVSYCEAVWESFGSSSFLIPLDIQQRTPAQLESGAPVLRHVILDPVLSRLLHALVDYAPNADATKRDAAARSSFAAAAEGAPPRGAPSSRRHWLGDASSSIPPSSSASTGAYSEEGDLRAGSLFKNMASRGDQAYALTVTPSVDWVGLSSGYNEVTFAVNLNRRISTSEKSFLEAIKRDCGTSKRVYLSLALKGVVTNTALQTGDERNWMTLSFTLPCVQVEGNDPRARPKTAARAGSPESAATGARTRTQRHLQSWRPRQAVEASGGSAPAASRRGGSQSSRVTGGAAPAAAGSCEEDSATAKPLGAAAVDKGAASGALAAGGGVVDKNAWPPRYFLYDSVLGKEGLERYRGVLADTLLRWVRRNPVCKMVVDRLAKEAWTPLKESTVIQ; encoded by the exons atggcgccttcgccttcgacggcggagctccgcggtcgcccggcccggagggcggcggcgcggtctcgcgcctctggtTCCGCGAACAGCGCGCTGGAttctcgcctttcttcggcgcgcggaactctgcacacgcagctggcggagtgctccccgcccccctcctcgcgcctgctgcgctgcgcggaCTCCTCTCGTGACGCCTCCCTCGAGCGCGACAACCCCCTCCCAGCCCctctctccggcgcggccgAGTCGCTCCATGGCTcggtcgcctcgctgtcgccgtcgtctccgctgaTGTTTCAGGAGGAGATCGTTTTGCTTGCGCAGCtcccggcgacggcgtggagTCAGCGGGCGATTCACGAGGATCGGGAGGAATCCggggaggcgctggcggctgacTTGCGCGTGGCCTCCGCGGGTCGCGAGTCGCCGAGCAGCAGCTTCATGCCGCACCCCGAGGACCTCtccgacgcgggcggcggggggtgGCGAGACCGCgggctgggcggcggcagctactcgccgcagcacgcgagcgagcgcgaggacggTCTCCTGGGGGCGTCCAGCCcgtcgacgcggcgcgggttTGACTACCTGCGGAGCTGGACGTCGCGCGGCAGGTCGCAGTCGAGGCAGGAGGAAGGATATGAGTCGCTGCGTGGCCGCTTCTCCGGCAGCCTGTCGCGATTCTACACGCGGGCGAGTGTGTCGGTTTCGTCGGCTCCTGAGGGCGCGGGCAGACGAGGCCCGCTCGACCTGTTCAcgggcagcaggcgcttctTTCGTTCGTTCAGTCGCTCGTCCTTTGCGAACCTGGCTTCCGGGCGCGACTCGCTGGTTCCaaacgacggcggcgggtACGCGAGCGGGTCTTCGCTGCCGATTCGGCTCCGCGAGACGCAGTCGAAGCCCCCGAGAAACCTCGCCGAGCCGTATGTGTTTCCGGCGACGAGCCcgaccggcgcaggcgactgcggcggcacGGACCCTGCGGCGCAAACTCTCACAAACAACCTGCGGGCGAGCATGCGGCaagcctcgctgctgctccagccTCGCCAGGCGActcgccccgcgcctctGTACCCGGCGGccccttcgccggcgtctcgcgcgccgtcgaaCGGCCCCGAGCCTCCAGgggcccgcgcggcctcgccccccggcttctccgcgcccgccgcggcgacccgcCCAGGCCAGCGGTTCGCCGCCCCCGTGTGGGGCGAGGGCCTGGGCCgggccgcggcagcccgcggcggcggagacacggaggcgggcgccaggcgcggctcggggtggcgcgcggctcgccaggactcgccgcagggggcgaagcgctctgcgcggagctcctcttctcccccgCAGCCGGGACCGTTTCCAGCCGCGGAACAGCAGGCGCCCCATAGAGGCGGCTGCCGACAGCGGCGCTCCGCTCAGAGTGTGCAACGTATGGCCGgtccgcgcggcgaggagcggCGGAGCTCCTGGCTCTTCCCTCCcggacggcgccgccagacggacagcggagggcgggcgagcgccgccgcgggagcgcctcctctctggtGGATGGGCTGCAGGAGGAActgcgccgagggcgaagacggctCAGAGAGCGTGCGTtcggacgcgcgcggcggaggcggcgcagcgcgccgccgcacgcagtCTCTCGTCCATAGAGACAGCTGGTGGGGGATGGGCGGAGGGGACGGCGACGGGCTCGCGGGGAAGCGCGGCCAAGGAAGCGTGCTGGAGAGGACCCTCGAGCATGTGAAGGAGATGGCGGCGCTCGAGTTGGAGGACGATCTCGGCGTCATGCTGGGAAAGAGACGCGACGCGACGTGGAACTCCGAGCGAACGGGGCGCTGCCTCAGCCTGCTGTCTTGTCTCGGGCAAATTACGCTCCGCAGCGACGTCAtcaggcagcggcgaacCGGCCGCAGACTCTTCCACATGGCCTCGCTCATTGCCTGCGGCGTTCTGGATGACCCCGAGTGGATGGACGCCCTCACGGACGTCAAGAAACACAGGGCGGCTAAAGGTGAAGCCCAAAGCGGCTTCAAGCGTGCCTTGGTGCTCCGAG AAAACACGTACCACGGCCTGCTGTGCTTCATGGTGACGCTCGGCGTGCTGTTTTGCGCCGTGGGCGCCGGCATCATCGTGGGGATGATCATGACGTCCTCGATGCTGAGTCCCTcggtcgcgcttcttcgcatcgccttctcgctgcccCAGtcccagcagccgccgccgcacccaGACCCGAGCGTGtacgcggctgctgcgggtGACGCGGTCAGTCCAGACGGAATCGCCTTCCACACGCGTGGCTTTGCGGGCAAGGTGCCGCTCAAGCGCCTCCACAGATCTCTGGAGACGGCTACCGCGCTCGACTCGCTGGTGCTGCTCgtccctccggcggcggccgagaaAGGCGACGTCGCGGCAGTCCTCACtggcggcttcctcgcgacCCTCGCCATCCACAACCAAG GCATTGAAGCGAATTTTTCCGCGCTGTTGGAGATGAGTTACCTGCCGGCTACCGAGATTGGAGCTTCCTCGTCGGAGGTGTGTTTCACTCCCAAGAACACTGCGTTCCCCTCTcggtcgtcgcccgccgcgcgaacgctctcggcgcgcgatGCGGCGCTACGCACGAGTGCGTTCTCGAGCGCGGccccccctcctccagcAAGCAGCTTAGCATATTTTTGGAGGCTCGCCTCTGTGGAGCCGCGGGTGGCGCGcaccgcgctgcagacgcgtgaAGTGAAACAGGAGCGCGGAGCAGAGGTGTCTTACTGCGAGGCGGTCTGGGAGTCGTTTGGGTCGTCGTCCTTCCTCATTCCTCTCGACATCCAACAGCGCACGCCTGCCCAGCTCGAGTCTGGCGCGCCAGTCCTCCGCCACGTAATCTTAGACCCGGTGCTGAGTCGtctcctgcatgcgctggtGGATTACGCGCcgaacgcagacgcgacCAAGCgggacgccgctgcccggtcgagcttcgcggcggctgcagaaggcgcgcctccccgcgGAGCTCCCTCCTCACGCCGTCACTggctcggcgacgcgtcttCGAGTAtcccgccgtcctcctccgcttccacAGGCGCGTActcagaggaaggcgacctGCGCGCCGGGAGCTTGTTCAAAAACATGGCTAGCCGAGGCGACCAGGCGTACGCGTTGACCGTGACGCCCTCAGTCGACTGGGTGGGGCTCTCCAGCGGCTACAACGAAGTGACGTTTGCGGTGAACTTGAACCGGCGGATTTCGACGTCCGAGAAGTCGTTTCTCGAGGCGATCAAGCGGGACTGCGGCACGTCGAAGCGCGTGTatctctcgctcgccctcaAGGGAGTCGTCACCAACACTGCCCTTCAAACTGGTGACGAGCGGAACTGGATGACCCTCTCCTTCACCCTTCCTTGCGTTCAGGTCGAGGGCAACGACCCCAGAGCCCGCCCCaagactgcggcgcgcgcgggctcgccggagtctgcagcgacgggggcgcgcacgcggacgcagagacacctgCAGAGCTGGCGACCGCGTCAGGccgtggaggcgagcggcggcagcgcgccagcggcgtcgcgtcgcgGGGGGAGCCAGTCGAGCAGAGTGACTGGAGGGGCggcacccgccgccgccgggagCTGCGAGGAGGACAGCGCCACCGCGAAGCCGttgggcgcggccgcggtcgaCAAAGGGGCTGCCtcgggcgcgctcgccgcgggtgGCGGGGTGGTTGATAAGAATGCCTGGCCGCCGAGGTACTTTTTGTACGACTCGGTGCTCGGAAAGGAAGGCCTGGAGAGATACAGAGGCGTCCTCGCCGACACACTTCTGCGCTGGGTGCGGAGAAACCCAGTGTGCAAAATGGTCGTCGACCGGCTTGCCAAAGAAGCCTGGACGCCGCTCAAGGAGTCCACCGTGATTCAGTGA
- a CDS encoding hypothetical protein (encoded by transcript BESB_076950), with product MADLAFFAAPPSPSARRPSAGAARSLPPASPCATAPLSSSFTASAAASVAALSPRMSPSAFCPYSSPDSPLPTLSSFSSLDALSRFTRASLCASEGRVWPATVALAPITPESGLGLRACRLIHEGETLFVDRAPRGWFLPLFRQNETRDRARIFGASADFAAPAFCSNCSAPLPLKLSGRLWDRRATESAQPLPRNPAPDARDAQEEVASGARRRPRLLSRKPQGLSAEAGACGEGGEPEASEAQGGNAVITAEDREHKAADKKHAEKKKEATRKPRDAEVERLDAGEESERRRAAERLLGGLRCRRWRAGCKQKYCGERCRAEAEFLHHGRLCVGFSPLYAQLLRLASEADNEYYLVAAKMFAGVLPLIQRDSRKRRDSNAATRDEAQRGGGGTELVAEAAHADEGRSDAAWGVSSDRLTGGVPREARSAPETEEKPRGDVFGRVKRERTTGDMPALPWHGWHQRPWWKTMRMPRYIGSSGEDEEESEGAADSGDAGSPVCRAGDAREKTNRLQRGGAKKEDDGDFKAAETREECAESGDGASHRRPREIRASRTYRRLYAAARARAEKARRSLGHSDERRREASQRGHISCNSIRDSPSISSPSSLSESSSSLSSSPTFSSSRSSSVSSPSPLRSASCFTSSSAHSDSASARSESEASEAPARRRSSPPPSRRSSIPPPPSSATSVGSSGCSSSPCAAVARSRGAPSAEGAEETPPAEDLQAQRKALLAGGSSPTRPRRDEAGDGDETPQRVTGDAPHALRGGVASAVEAIEVHSQDSESAKTDRMKKATSPGGEAGLVCVRERAHVLISRAAKQGAQRAARRLLRRRMQVVEAGAGTAPSRGHRRLGRARLSWRVRRLAIPSPSASDGERGEGDGEGDGAEEGWEEEEAVVEGCGEDEARVRRRATRAAADRSLQAFFRMQIKRQTKKVVSILSRLFPELADAGILTLSRFASVVGLIRMNATAYRVDHLALKSALARRAQRRAEKSCSARAPSEQRGAAATAASEGSESEECGVAEMRSCGTQCEVETTPANTANAPEVRKKGCASESDSFEAENSEAGSECAGGRGEEDQWSSLCAVQGLALFPVQSCINHACLPNCCWLYEEPDTSRDPQQACGEDEDDPVEDEESEEDEEKEDKEGGGNAREDYSEMREKIGAERLVPRAQAGVSSSLERSETTELGGHRHAGFDGRLRQEEAMIASWKNSGHFVREGEQGLTQSSPAGCDSGAEATPYLSSLAPLTPSYFRLAVVASRPILPGEEITSDYFRACEKRREAATSPLSLRSPCIARRGAQAGFRSAEGDRSGERSGDAEGSEEAKLAAIYGGGQGDEFHSGRREEASGSRSEEAGEMRQARQGTGDDASTKPFDEAETGEASDAAAPSASEASLELPPFLEARYRNMRYQYRFKCLCILCREDSLGWRLIHAGAITLEDCEAFARERMMQMSQGEG from the exons ATGGCAGACTTGGCCTttttcgctgcgccgccttcgccttctgcgcgtcgtccttcTGCAGGTGCGGCGCGGTCTTTGCCCCCTGCATCTCCCTGTGCgaccgcgccgctctcttcttcctttaCCGCTTCAGCAGCCGCTTCAGTCGCTGCGTTATCGCCTCGCATGTCTCCGTCTGCGTTCTGCCCGTACTCCTCTCCAgactcgccgctgccgactCTCTCGTCGTTCTCTTCGCTggacgcgctgtcgcgcttCACGAgggcgtcgctctgcgcctctgaaGGCCGCGTGTGGCCTGCGaccgtcgcgctcgcgcccaTCACCCCCGAGAgcggcctcggcctccgcgcgtgtCGGCTTATCCACGAGGGCGAGACGCTCTTCGTggatcgcgcgccgcgcggctggtTTTTGCCGCTCTTTCGCCAGAACGAGACGCGAGACCGCGCCAGGatcttcggcgcctccgcggacttcgccgcgcctgccttctGCTCCAACTGCAGCGCACCGCTGCCGCTCAAGCTGAGCGGGAGACTCTGGGACAGGCGAGCGACCGAGTCCGCCCAGCCGCTACCGCGAAACCCCGCGCCGGACGctcgcgacgcgcaggaagaggtcgcctcgggcgctcgcaggcggccgcgcctcctctcgagGAAGCCCCAAGGGCtctccgccgaggcgggcgcctgcggcgagggaggcgaaccagaggcgagcgaggcgcagggtgGGAACGCCGTAATAACAGCGGAAGACCGCGAACACAAGGCGGCAGACAAAaagcacgcagagaagaagaaagaggccaCTCGGAAGCCGAGGGACGCAGAGGTGGAGAGGCTAGatgccggcgaggagagcgaacgaAGGAGAGCTGCGGAGAGACTTCTAGGTGGCCTCCGGTGTCGGCGATGGCGCGCGGGCTGCAAGCAGAAGTACTGCGGCGAACGCTGCCGGGCGGAGGCTGAGTTTCTG caccaCGGGCGTCTCTGCGTAGGCTTTTCGCCGCTCTacgcgcagctcctgcggctcgcgtccGAGGCCGACAACGAGTACTAcctcgtcgcggcgaagATGTTCGCCGGCGTGCTTCCCCTAATCCAGCGCGACTCTCGAAAGCGAAGAGACTcgaacgccgcgacgcgagacgaagcgcagagaggcggaggaggcacggaactcgtcgcggaggccgcgcacgcagacgaggggcgaagcgacgccgcgtGGGGAGTGAGCTCCGATAGACTTACCGGAGGGGTGCCCCGAGAGGCGCGAAGCGCTCCtgagacagaggagaagccACGCGGCGACGTGTTCGGAAGAGtcaagagggagaggacgacgggaGACATGCCGGCGCTGCCCTGGCATGGATGGCATCAGCGGCCCTG GTGGAAGACAATGCGGATGCCGCGCTACATAGGGTCGtccggcgaggacgaagaggagagcgagggcgcggccgattcaggagacgcaggctcGCCTGTCTGTCGAGCGGGTGACGCGCGTGAAAAGACGAATCGCCTCCAACGAGGCGGCGcaaagaaggaagacgacggagactTCAAGGCTGccgagacgcgagaggagtgcgccgagagcggagacggcgcttCCCaccggaggccgcgcgaaaTCCGCGCCTCTAGAACTTACCGCCGGCTCtacgctgcggcgcgagcgagggcggagaaggcccGCCGAAGCCTCGGGCACTCAGATGAGCGCCGTCGCGAGGCTTCGCAGCGGGGCCATATAAGCTGCAACTCCATTCGTGATTCGCCGTCGatttcctcgccttcgtcgctcagcgagtcctcttcgtcgctttcgtcgtcgcctacgttttcctcttctcgcagctcgtctgtctcttctccgtctccgtTGCGGTCAGCGTCCTGTTTCacctcgtcttcggcgcaCTCGGACTCTGCGTCTGCCCGCTCGGAGTCAGAAGCTTCAGAGGCGCCTGCAAGGCGTCGGTCCTCTCCACCTCCTTCTCGAAGGTCTTCCATaccgcccccgccctcgTCCGCCACCTCTGTGGGCTCTTCTGGttgctcttcgtctccctgtGCGGCCGTGGctcgctcccgcggcgcgccgtctgcggagggcgcggaggagacgccccCGGCGGAGGATCTGCAAGCCCAGAGGAAGGCACTGCTCGCGGGCGGGAGTTCACCGaccaggccgcggcgcgacgaggcgggggATGGAGACGAAACGCCCCAGCGAGTgaccggcgacgcgccgcatgcactacgaggcggcgtcgcgtctgccgtcGAGGCAATCGAAGTTCACTCTCAAGACTCCGAGTCCGCGAAGACAGACAggatgaagaaggcgacgagccctggaggcgaggccggcctcgtctgcgtccgcgAGAGAGCTCACGTGTTGATCTCGCGGGCTGCGAAGCAGGGCGctcagcgagccgcgcgcaggtTGCTCAGACGCAGGATGCAGGTAGTAGAAGCCGGTGCCGGGACGGCGCCGTCTAGAGGCCACAGGCGTTTGGGGAGGGCGCGTCTTTCTTGGCGCGTCCGTCGCCTGGCGATCCCGAGCCCCTCAGCCTCAGATggagagcgcggagaaggcgacggcgagggcgacggcgccgaggaaggctgggaagaagaggaagctgTCGTGGAGGGATGTggggaggacgaggcgcgcgtgcggcgtcgggctacgcgcgcggcagcggatCGCTCGTTGCAGGCGTTTTTCCGCATGCAAATCAAGCGCCAGACGAAGAAAGTCGTCTCCAttctctcgcggctcttccCAGAGCTGGCAGACGCGGGCATTCTCACGCTGAGCAGATTCGCCTCTGTCGTCGGCCTCATTCGCATGAACGCCACTGCATATCGCGTGGATCACCTCGCCCTCAAATCAGCTCTAGCGCGCAGGGctcagaggcgcgcagagaagtcgtgcagcgcgcgcgcacccagcgagcagagaggcgccgctgcgacggccgccagcgagggTAGCGAAAGCGAGGAATGCGGAGTAGCGGAGATGCGAAGCTGCGGAACCCAGTGCGAGGTCGAGACGACCCCGGCAAACACAGCGAACGCGCCGGAGGTCAGAAAAAAGGGATGCGCTTCTGAGAGCGACAGTTTTGAAGCGGAGAACAGCGAAGCCGGGAGCGAatgcgcaggcggccgcggggagGAAGACCAGTGGAGCTCGCTGTGCGCGGTACAAGGCCTCGCACTCTTTCCTGTCCAGAGCTGCATCAATCACGCCTGCCTCCCCAACTGCTGCTGGCTCTACGAAGAGCCGGACACCAGCCGCGACCCTCAGCAAGCgtgcggagaagacgaagatgaCCCAgttgaagacgaagaaagtgaagaggacgaagagaaagaagacaaaGAAGGGGGAGGAAATGCGCGAGAAGACTACAGCGAGATGCGCGAAAAGATCGGCGCGGAACGGCTtgtgccgcgggcgcaggcaggtgtctcctcctcgcttgagcgcagcgagacgacggAATTGGGAGGGCATCGCCACGCGGGCTTTGATGGGAGGCTTAGGCAAGAGGAAGCGATGATCGCCTCGTGGAAAAACAGCGGGCATTTCGTGAGAGAGGGCGAACAAGGCCTCACACAGTCGTCGCCGGCTGGttgcgacagcggcgcggaagccACGCCTTACCTCtcgtctctggcgccgctgacgcCGAGTTACTTTCGCCTCGCAGTCGTGGCTAGCAGGCCGATTCTTCCAGGAGAGGAAATCACCTCGGATTACTTTCGCGCTTGTGAAAAaaggcgcgaagccgcgacgagcccgctgtcgctgcgttCGCCGTGCATCGCTCGAAGGGGGGCGCAGGCCGGCTTTcgcagcgcggagggagacagaagtggagagaggagcggagacgcagaaggttCAGAAGAAGCCAAACTCGCGGCGATCTACGGAGGAGGACAGGGCGATGAATTCCATTCAGGCCGTCGGGAGGAAGCGAGTGGCtcacgcagcgaggaggcaggcgaaatgcggcaggcgaggcaggggaCAGGAGACGATGCGAGCACCAAACCATTTGATGAGGCAGAGACAGgtgaggcgagcgacgcggccgcgccgtctgcgagTGAAGCGTCTCTGGAGCTGCCTCCCTTTCTGGAGGCGCGCTACAGGAACATGCGGTATCAATATCGATTCAAGTGCCTGTGCATCCTATGCCGCGAAGACTCCCTAGGTTGGCGGCTCATCCACGCTGGCGCCATCACCCTGGAAGACTGCGAGGCgttcgcgcgagagcgaatgATGCAAATGAGCCAGGGTGAGGGATAG
- a CDS encoding hypothetical protein (encoded by transcript BESB_076960), whose protein sequence is MASPALPQSPSSRGALRYAVAPPRLVDDPELSSLSPFHHSRRGAWPSSPSYISSSPLASRHPATAFSPTSRSCSSAASSPSSSSLSSALHVSSAAPPAPDARYPPSLSPSFSSSVSSAPPFSSSLSASSSSPVVASSSSTCASSSSPPSSAAVAAPAASSARVSSFSSPSVSPSPSAAASLSASPSLSASSSLLASSLSSPSSSFFPSSFSSPSSLVSRAGRLSRGGAPAELGVHMLLAGDSPSDSSTADESDVASTAPSVSLLFQHSTVSPSSVSSSRRFPSDSLFPSSPRTASSPPATGRQSVEGPPLAGSLEPEAERSDREKKRKEDDKPTREEKRGRRREATARRTRASSSSFAPLSASLRTHVPAQTPGGPSRRERSAEHAGDGEAAAAAAARLPRPSAASPPAVPPFLHERADTEDDVGDYAESRETLTCGRPRARSHFSSSSSPCRSPPAPSSPPLASPASAGGLAEARCLRVRRRRGSRRVARSGERRGRDDSERAGALQLSVSPTREGTRTRSGTEDGARSRASPSRSPPRNEAQAPAERRDAGTREG, encoded by the coding sequence atggcgtcgccggcgcttccACAGTCCCCGTCGAGCCGAGGGGCGTTGCGGtacgccgtcgcgccgccccgccttgTGGACGACCCCGAGCTCTCATCTCTGTCGCCTTTCCATCACTCAAGAAGAGGCGCCTGGCCGAGTTCGCCATCGTACAtttcctcgtctcctctcgcctctcgacATCCCGCGACGGCGTTCTCCCCCACTTCGCGCTCGTgctcctctgccgcgtcctcgccgtcttcctcctctttgtcCTCCGCTCTGCAtgtgtcttctgcggcgcctcctgcccCGGACGCCCGCTATCCGCCTTCTTTGTCGccgtcgttttcttcttctgtctcgtCCGCTCCTCCCTTTTCGTCTTCGttgtctgcctcctcttcgtcacCTGTTGtggcttcttcgtcgtcgacttgcgcctcgtcgtcgtcgcctccttcttccgcggcagtcgctgcccccgccgcctcctcggcgcgcgtctcctctttctcttcgccttcggtctccccgtcgccttccgccgcggcttctctctcagcttctccctcgctttcggcctcgtcgtcgctgctggcgtcgtcgctgtcctctccctcttcgtcgtTCTTTCCCTCGTCtttctcgtcgccctcctcgctggTGTCGCGAGCGGGGCGGctttcgcgcggcggcgcgccggcggagctcgGCGTGCACATGCTTCTCGCGGGCGACTCGCCAAGCGACAGCAGCACCGCGGACGAGAGCGACGTGGCCTCGACAGCGCCGTCAGTCTCGCTCTTGTTTCAGCACTCTACtgtctcgccgtcctccgtctcctcttcgcgccgtTTCCCTTCTGACTCGCTCTTCCCCTCGTCGCCCCGCACCGCCTCGAGCCCCCCAGCCACCGGGCGGCAGTCTGTCGAAggcccgccgctcgcgggctcGCTGGAGCCCGAAGCCGAGCGGAGCgaccgcgagaagaagcgcaaggaagacgacaaaccgacgcgcgaagagaagcgcgggcggcgaagagaagcgacggcgcgcaggacCCGCGCGAGTTCTTCGtccttcgcgccgctctcagcttctctgcgcacgcacgtccctgcgcagacgccggggGGACCAAGCCGtcgcgagagaagcgcagagcacgcaggcgacggagaggccgccgcggccgccgcggcgcgacttccgcgtccctccgccgcgtctccgcctgcagtCCCGCCGTTCCTCCACGAGCGGGCAGACACGGAAGATGACGTGGGAGACTACGCGGAGTCCAGAGAGACTCTCacctgcggccgccctcgcgcgcgaagccacttctcctcgtcttcttcgccctgccgctcgccgcccgctccctcctctccgccgctggcgtcgcctgcgagtGCGGGCGGGCTAGCAGAGGCCCGCTGCCTGCgagtccgcaggcgcaggggaAGCAGACGAGTGGCACGaagcggcgagaggagaggccgcgatgacagcgagcgcgccggcgctcttCAGCTGTCTGTCTCGCCTACGCGCGAGGGGACCCGCACGCGCTCAGGAACAGAAGACGGcgcccgctctcgcgcgtctccctcccgCAGTCCTCCGCGGAAtgaagcgcaggcgccggcggagaggcgcgacgcagggacTCGAGAAGgctga